One segment of Anastrepha obliqua isolate idAnaObli1 chromosome 3, idAnaObli1_1.0, whole genome shotgun sequence DNA contains the following:
- the LOC129241492 gene encoding polycomb group protein Pc yields the protein MGSSDDRVYAAERIIQKRVRKGVLEYRVKWKGWNQRYNTWEPEVNILDRRLIEIYEQSNRSSNTPSKRGGKRKEKAQDPEPESEEDEYIFTGDDVDTNQASTSAAAAALSNSNHHSYHHEKEKDKKREHNHHHHHHHSAKSERNRSHSPHIDPYRDTGGHKRHTYTSASASVSAAVVAASAASNSALNFIPEVDSNSSSSEDQPLSRKEVPSMGTKRKAEVLKESGKIGVTIKTSPDGPPLPKQHCVGAVNLDTATSISTPLKSETEPLSPETPASRPEQSTPAEKTTTVQQHYNATAAATGDDDDSSSQADSQMDNNNSAVHKSTGDDGAHSPKRNGHSTNQHQQQSTLGSLSPKALPPRFWLPSKCNISDKVVITDVTVNLETVTIRECKTERGFFRERELKSGGMKTETDSAA from the exons ATGGGCAGTTCGGATGACCGCGTTTACGCGGCGGAGCGTATAATACAGAAACGCGTTAGGAAG GGTGTACTAGAGTATCGAGTAAAGTGGAAAGGTTGGAATCAACGCTACAACACATGGGAGCCAGAAGTGAATATTCTTGATCGAAGGCTTATAGAAATTTACGAACAAAGTAATAGATCATCGAATACTCCATCAAAGCGAGGTGGTAAGCGCAAAGAAAAAGCTCAAGATCCTGAACCTGAATCTGAGGAGGATGAATATATCTTCACCGGCGATGATGTAGATACAAATCAGGCTTCTACATCAGCCGCGGCAGCGGCATTATCAAACAGTAATCACCACTCTTATCATCATGAAAAAGAAAAGGATAAAAAACGCGAGCAcaatcatcatcaccatcatcaccACTCAGCAAAATCTGAACGGAATCGTTCTCATTCGCCCCACATAGACCCGTATCGAGATACAGGCGGCCATAAGAGACATACGTATACCTCTGCGTCAGCATCGGTATCTGCTGCTGTTGTGGCAGCATCAGCTGCTTCCAATTCTGCGCTGAATTTCATTCCCGAAGTCGATTCAAACTCATCCAGTTCCGAGGACCAGCCGCTGAGTCGAAAAGAAGTGCCATCTATGGGTACTAAGCGCAAGGCAGAAGTGTTGAAGGAGTCTGGTAAAATAGGAGTCACTATAAAAACATCACCTGATGGTCCCCCGCTGCCTAAGCAACATTGTGTGGGTGCGGTCAATTTAGACACAGCCACCTCGATATCAACACCGCTCAAGTCGGAAACTGAACCGCTTTCACCAGAAACACCAGCTTCGCGACCAGAACAATCAACTCCCGCAGAGAAAACCACAACAGTACAGCAACATTACAACGCCACAGCAGCGGCGACTGGGGATGACGATGATTCATCCTCACAAGCTGATAGTCAAATGGATAACAACAATTCGGCTGTGCACAAGTCAACGGGCGATGACGGTGCGCACTCCCCGAAACGTAACGGGCACTCTACAAACCAACATCAGCAGCAAAGCACTTTGGGGTCACTttctccgaaagcactgccaCCACGGTTTTGGTTGCCTAGTAAATGCAATATATCCGACAAAGTGGTGATCACCGATGTCACGGTAAATTTAGAGACAGTGACCATACGTGAATGCAAAACAGAGCGTGGCTTCTTTAGAGAGCGTGAATTGAAGTCTGGTGGCATGAAAACAGAAACGGACTCCGCGGCCTAA